Part of the Faecalibacterium duncaniae genome, GGCTTCATCGCAGCATTCATCAACGCCCCCAATGTCATCATCCAAGCCGCACAGGCTGCTGCTGAAAAGGCCGGAACTGCTTATGTTGAGCCGGTCATCACGTTCGGCACCCGCTTTACCAAGGCACTTTCCATCCTCAGCGCAGATTATATGGGCAAGGGCCTGAGCAGCATTGTTGCCACCGGTGTCATGTTCATCTTTGCCATCCTGTTTTTCAGTACCTGCTCGGATGCCGGTGTCTTTGATCCTATCATCAACCGCATCCTGAAGTTTACCGGCGAAGACCCCGTCAAGGTCTGTATCGGCACCTTCCTCATCGGCTGCATCTGCCATCTGGATGGCTCCGGTGCCACCACCTTCCTGATTGCCATCCCCGCCTGTATGCCCCTGTTCCAGAAGCTGAAAATGAACCTCTGGGTAGAGGCTACCATCGTGGCACTGGCCGCCGGTATCATGAATGTTATGCCCTGGGGCGGCCCCACGGTCCGTGCAGCCGCAGCCATGTCCGGCCTGGGCTATGAAGTCACCGGCAGTGAGCTGTGGGTGGGCATCATGCCCGCCTGGATCGCAGGCTTGGTGACCTGTCTGCTCGTCGCGGCTTTCCTGGGCAAAAAGGAAGCCAAGCGCATTGCTGCAGGCATCCCCGCGCAGGAGGTCACTGGTCTGACCGAAGCAAAGACCACCAACACCTCCAACGAACTGGCCCGCTCCGGCTGGCGCTGGTACTTCAATGTGGCACTGATCCTGGTCATCCTGTACATCCTCGTTACCAACCGCCTCAGCCCGGCTGTCACCTTTATGATCGGCTACTGCGTCCTGCTCATCGTCAACTACCCCAGTGTGGATCTGCAGCACAAGATCATCAACAGTCACGCACAGGCCGCATTCCTGATGGTCTCCATCGTCTTTGCCGCAGGCGCATTCACCGGTGTGGTCAAAAATTCCGGTATGCTGGCTGCCATGACCGACGCTCTGGTCTCCATCATCCCCACCAGCATGGGCACCTTCATTGCCCCCATCGTCGGCCTGTTCAGCGTTCCGCTGAGCCTGCTGTTTGACCCAGACTCCTACTACTACGGTGTTATGCCTGTCATCGCCAACGCTGTTTCCGCCATGGGCGGCAACGCACTGGCTGTGGCAAAGGCTTCCATCATGGGCCAGATGACGCTGGGCTTCCCGCTCAGTCCCCTGACGGGTGCCACCTTCCTGCTGCTGGGCCTTTCCGGCCAGGACCTGGGCGACCACCAGAAGCACACCCTCCCCTACGCATGGGCTGCATCTGCTATTATGGTCGCTGTGGGCTGCGTAGCCTGTGGGCTGCTGTTCTGAGGTCTCACCAAAAGAAACACCTTCCTCCTTTTTCACCCATTCCTTCATTCTGATTCCGAAACGTCTGCCGGGCGGAGTACCCGCAGCACGCCACGGAATGCGTGCAAACCAGCAGACTTCCACCCGGTGCTCCGGGTGGTGTCGGCTGGTTTTGCCGTTTTTGAAGGATACCACCCTGCCCTTGGGGCAGAAAGGAGTTTTCTCTTATGCCCGAGCCCATCCAGACTCCTGTTCCTGCGGCGGACGAACTGGCCGCACAGGTGCTGCTGCTGGCACAGAGTCGGTTGACTGCCGACCTGCGTTTTTTATCCTCCGCTCTGGAACAGCTGAAGCCGATTCCCGTCCCTGCGCTGGACACCCTGTTTGCCGGGGATGGCCGCTGCTTATACTATTGCCCCGAGACGCTGCTCCGCACATTCCGGGCACAGCAGTCTGTGCCCACACGCGCCCTGCTGCATGTCACCCTGCACTTTCTTCTGGGGCATCCCTTTCAACGGCAGGAAATGGATCACCGCCTATGGAACCTTGCCTGCGACATTGCCGCAGAGGAAGTCATCCGGGAACTGGAGATCCCCTCCTGCGCCCTGCCGGATGATGCTATGCAGGACAGCTGGCGCAGCCGCCTGCAGGATGCCTGCCCTCACCTGACGGCAGAAGCCATCTATAATTTTCTGCTGGAACGGCAGTACCCCGCCGATGTTCTGGCGGAATTGACCCAGCTTTTTTCCCGGGACAGCCATGCGCTCTGGTATGCTGCGCCACGGCCCTGCTCTCGTCCGGCCCCCAACGGACAACTGCTGCCCGCCGGGGAGGATGAGGATATCACCAACGAGATCGAACTGCGCAAAGCCGACACCCGGGACGAAACGCTGCAGCAGATGCAGCAGCGGCAGAAGGAAGCCCTGCGCAGACAATGGAAGCAGCTGGCCCGCCAGGCCAAGACTGATCTGGAGACCTTCAGCCGCCGTCACGGCAAGCGTGCCGGAGCATTGATGGATGGGTTAGAGCCTGTGACCTTTGAGGAATGCGACTATACCGACTTTCTTCGCCGGTTCGGGGCACAAAACGAGGTGCTGCAGCTTTCCGAGGACGAATTTGACCTCATCTATTACACTTACGGTCTGCGCACCTACGGCAACATTCCCCTGGTCGAGCCGCTGGAATACCGGGACGACAAGCGCATCCGGGAATTTGTGATTGCCATCGACACCTCCGGCAGTGTGCAGGGCGATATCGTTCAGAGCTTTTTGCAGCGCACCTGCGATGTTCTGCGGCAGAGCGGTTCCTTCACCGAGCGGGTAGATATCTATCTCATCCAATGCGATGCCGAGGTGCAGAGCGTGGAGCGGCTGACCAGTCTGGACCAGCTGCATGAGCTGATCCCCCGGCTGAAGCTCCGGGGCTTCGGCGGTACCGACTTCCGGCCGGTGTTCGCCTATGTAGACAGGCTGCTGGAAGAGAAAAAGCTGACGAACCTCAACGGCCTGCTCTATTTTACCGACGGCGTGGGCACCTACCCAGAAAAATCCCCTGCCTACAAGACTGCCTTCATCTTTAACCGTGACGACCACATCAGCCCCCACGTTCCCAGCTGGGCCATCCGGGCTGTACTTACCACTGACAACATCCGCCTGCTTGAACCGCAGAAGACCCGAACCGAGGAGGACACCGAACCATGGATATAGCAAGTGCAAAGCAACAGATCAAAAATACCGTACAGATCTACCTACAGAAGGATGCTCTGGGCCGCTACCGACTTCCGCTGGTGCACCAGCGGCCCATCTTCCTGCTGGGTGCGCCAGGTCTGGGCAAGACTGCCATTATGCAGCAGGTCGCTGATGAGATGGGGCTTGGCCTTGTGAGCTATTCCATGACCCACCACACCCGCCAGAGCGCACTGGGTCTGCCTGTGATCGTAGAAAAGGAATACGGCGGCAAGCACTATCAGGTCAGCGAATACACCATGAGCGAGATCATCGCCAGCGTCTACGACTGTATGCGCACCACCGGCAAAACGCAGGGCATCCTGTTTCTGGACGAGATCAACTGCGTCTCCGAGACTCTTTCCCCTGCCATGCTGCTGTTTCTGCAATACAAAGTCTTTGGTGGGCATCAGATCCCCGAGGGCTGGGTGGTGGTCACCGCCGGCAACCCGCCCCGCTTCAACAAAAGCGTCCGGGAGTTCGACGCTGCCACCCGTGACCGCCTGAAGGTGATCGAAGTTGAGCCAAGTTATGAAGCATGGAAGGCCTATGCGCTGGAACACGGTGTCAGCCGCAGCGTCATCAGCTATCTGGATATCCGTCCCGAAGATTTTTACAAGGTCGAGACCACTGTGGACGGTCTGACCGTGGTAACGCCCCGTGCCTGGGAGGACCTTTCCGAGATTCTGCAGTATCACGAGGAGCTGGGCCTTGCAGTCGGCGAGGAGCTGACTACCCAGTATCTGCAAAACAAGCAGGTCGCCCGGGATTTTGCCATCTACTACGAACTCTATCAGAAATATCGTCAGGCCTACAATATTGATGCCATCCTGCAGGGTGTGTGGGATGAGGATGTCCTCACGCAGGCACGCAGCGCCAAGATGGACGAGCGGATGAGCCTTGTCAGCCTGCTGCTGGAAGCCGTGTTCCTGCAGATGGAACGCTGTACCCTGCGCCACGATGCGCTGCGCCTTATCGTGGCCGCCCTCAAAGCCCAGCGCGGGACGCTGGATGTTCCCGGCGATGCCCTGACCGCCCTCGCCGGGCTGGAGGACAACTGGCGCGCCGAAGCCAACAAAGCCCCCTCTGCCCGGCAGAAGGTCTATCTCGATCTGCTGTCGCTGACTGCCCAATGGCACGGAGAACTTTCCGGCTCCACCCCTTTTTCTGCCCTCAAGGCCTGCTATCAGCGCTCGGTCGCCGACCTGCAGGCTGAGGTCGCTGAAACGCAGAAGAAGCTTGGCAATCTGCTCCGTTTTTTACAGGAAGCCTTCGGTAAGGGAACGGAGCTGAGCATGGCGGTAAACGATCTGACCGTAGCCCCCGTGGCCACCGCATTTCTGGGGCAGTTTCTCAGCACCGATTACTTTGCAGCCAGCCGGGATCTGCTGCTGCACCGGCAATCGGAGCAGCTGCTGCACCAGATCGATCTGACAGGACTGGTGTAAAATGGAACTGCTGCAATTTGAAGTAACCAACGCCGGAACGCTGGGCAGCCGCTGGACCCCCCCCGCCCCGGAAACAAAAAAGGCCTCCTCCCTGCCCGGAGCCGCACTGGCAGCTCTCTTGCAGGAGGAGGATGACGAGGATGATTGGGGCGGTGATGCTCCCGACATGAGCGCAGAGTTTGCACGGCTCGGCCATCTGAACGAAGAGGCCGACACCGATGCCCTGCCCCTGACAGCCGATTTTGCCCCTCTGCCGGATGGCTCTCTGGCGCTGGTGCGCTGGCCCCGGCTGGCACGGCCTGCTGTGGTACCCGACACTGTAGAAGGCCGCACTGTCACCGCCATTGCCGCTACCGCCTTTGCTGCCAGCCATCTGGATGAGAGCTGCTTTGCGCAGTTCGGGCAATCGCCTATCAGTTTCAGCATATTTTGTATGCGAATGGGCCGCGCAGTCACCACCGAAACGCTGGACGAAGGCGGGCCGACTTCCGTCACACTGCCGGACAGCATCACTCACATTGGTCCCTACGCGTTCTACCACTGCACAAATCTGACTTCCATCACCCTGCCGGATGCCATTTCCGCCCTGCCTGCCGGTGTATTCGGTGACTGCAGCCGCCTTACCAGCGTCCATCTGCCAGAGCAGCTGCAGGCTCTGGGCTATCTGCCCCGCCCCACGGATCAGATCATGCCGGATGTGGGCACGTTTGCCGGGTGTCATGCTCTGAAACAGCTGACGCTGCCCCCACAGCTTAAAATGCTGGGCGCTCACAGCTTCAACAGTTCCGGTCTGGCGACCCTGACCGCTCGGGATGCTGGGTGTGAAAATTGGAGTCGTACTGTCACTGTGGCTGTGTCTGCATTTGACCACACTGCCGCACTGCTCTGGCTGGAAAAGGCCGATGTTTCCGGCCATGTGGTGGCGCGGCTGGGTCTACCCGTGGCCCGGGATAAAATTCTGGCAGGCGATGCCAAATTCGGAGCCATCCTGCGGGTACCGGTGCTGTTCTTCACCCAGCCGATTCCCTACTTTGACCAACTGGCCCGGGACGCGTTCCGGCTGGATTTCTCGGCTCGTATGGCGCTGGCTCGGCTGGAAGCCTCTGCAGGGCTTTCCCCCGCCGACCGCCAGTGGTATTGTGCAGTTCTGGTGCAGTATTTCGACCGGGCTCCACAGTTCATGCCCTGCCCGCCTCAACAGGCTTACGCAGAGCTGTTCCGCTTTCTCTGCCGCACAGACCTGCTCACCGCATCTGATGTCAGCACCCTGCTTCGGATGGCCGGAGCACTCGCCCTTCCCGCCGAACTCATCAGCGAGATGATGGAGGTGCGCACCCGCCGGTTTGAAACAGTCACCGGCTTTGAGGATCTGGAGTTGGATTGATCAGAACAACAGACATTGCGTAGAAAGATGCTCAGTTAGTACAGTCACTCCCAGTTCTTCCTCCCGTAGCGGGTGGTCAGCTGGCAGATCTCCTTGGTGTAAACACTGAAGGCGTTTGTTTCCCAGGTCTGCCAATTGTAGTTCAGGGTGGTCGTGTCAATGGGCTCCGGCTTGCGCATGACCACATAGGGCAGGCACGAACTACCGCATCCTGTGCGAAGCAACCACGGTTTATCCGGGTGCTGAGATGTACTATGCCGTCGTGAACGTGTATGAAAGTCTGGAAGGCAATGCCAACATCATCAGCGTGACCGATGGATATGTGAGCTGAGGGAGAGTTTTTGATTCAGAAGGTCCTCCGCTGCACCTTGGGTATATTCAGCGGAAACATTTATTTTGATATTGCAAACAAGCCAGACCCGCGGGTCTGGCTTGTTTGCTGTTCCACGGAGTGGGCGTGGAGGAAAAGTGCTCCGCAGCATAACCTCAAAGCTGTGAGCCTTTTTATTTGACTCGTCCCTTTCTCTGTTGTCACTCTGCCTGTATCTCCTCCACCAGCGGCAGATAGTCGGCACAGTATTTCCGGTATAGCGGCTGCACCAGTTGCCGGAAGTTCTGCATTTCTTCTTCGGGCAGCGGCAGTTCCCGGCACCCGCCAGCCAATGCCGCTTTTCGGGCGGCGGTTTCCTCCTGTGCCCAGAGCTGGCGCTCATACTGCGCCGATGCCCGGGCGCATGCCTGCAGGATCTGCCGGTATTCCTCCGGCAGTGCATCCCATGTGCGGCCGGAAGCCAACTGCACCTCCGGTACGCGGCTGTGCTCATCGGCCATGTAGTACCGTGCCACCTTGTAGTGCTCCATGGAATAGTAGGCCGGCCAGTTGTTTTCGGCGGCATCGATCTGCCCGGTCTCAAGCGCCGAGTAGACGTCGCTGTACGCCGTGGTCTCCGGCACTGCACCCAGCAGGCGGATCATGTCGATCACGATCTGCGAATTCTGCACGCGGATGGTCTTGCCCTGTAAATCGTTCAGGCTGCGCACCGGCTGACGGGCATAAAACGAGCGGGCACCCGCGTCGTACCAGCTCAGGCCTACCCGTCCCTGTGCGGTAAAGTCCTGCAAAAACTCAGCCCCGATGCTGCCGTCCAGCACACGCCACATGTGGTCGGCATCCCGGTAGAGATACGGCAGCAGCAGTACGTTGAGCCGGGGCAGATCGTCCGTGACCACCGAGAGCGACACACGGGCAAAATCTACGCCGCCAATGGCAAGCTG contains:
- a CDS encoding CitMHS family transporter — protein: MLAVLGFVTILLVLALIMSKKVSTLVALIFVPAITGFIAAFINAPNVIIQAAQAAAEKAGTAYVEPVITFGTRFTKALSILSADYMGKGLSSIVATGVMFIFAILFFSTCSDAGVFDPIINRILKFTGEDPVKVCIGTFLIGCICHLDGSGATTFLIAIPACMPLFQKLKMNLWVEATIVALAAGIMNVMPWGGPTVRAAAAMSGLGYEVTGSELWVGIMPAWIAGLVTCLLVAAFLGKKEAKRIAAGIPAQEVTGLTEAKTTNTSNELARSGWRWYFNVALILVILYILVTNRLSPAVTFMIGYCVLLIVNYPSVDLQHKIINSHAQAAFLMVSIVFAAGAFTGVVKNSGMLAAMTDALVSIIPTSMGTFIAPIVGLFSVPLSLLFDPDSYYYGVMPVIANAVSAMGGNALAVAKASIMGQMTLGFPLSPLTGATFLLLGLSGQDLGDHQKHTLPYAWAASAIMVAVGCVACGLLF
- a CDS encoding vWA domain-containing protein, which gives rise to MPEPIQTPVPAADELAAQVLLLAQSRLTADLRFLSSALEQLKPIPVPALDTLFAGDGRCLYYCPETLLRTFRAQQSVPTRALLHVTLHFLLGHPFQRQEMDHRLWNLACDIAAEEVIRELEIPSCALPDDAMQDSWRSRLQDACPHLTAEAIYNFLLERQYPADVLAELTQLFSRDSHALWYAAPRPCSRPAPNGQLLPAGEDEDITNEIELRKADTRDETLQQMQQRQKEALRRQWKQLARQAKTDLETFSRRHGKRAGALMDGLEPVTFEECDYTDFLRRFGAQNEVLQLSEDEFDLIYYTYGLRTYGNIPLVEPLEYRDDKRIREFVIAIDTSGSVQGDIVQSFLQRTCDVLRQSGSFTERVDIYLIQCDAEVQSVERLTSLDQLHELIPRLKLRGFGGTDFRPVFAYVDRLLEEKKLTNLNGLLYFTDGVGTYPEKSPAYKTAFIFNRDDHISPHVPSWAIRAVLTTDNIRLLEPQKTRTEEDTEPWI
- a CDS encoding ATP-binding protein: MDIASAKQQIKNTVQIYLQKDALGRYRLPLVHQRPIFLLGAPGLGKTAIMQQVADEMGLGLVSYSMTHHTRQSALGLPVIVEKEYGGKHYQVSEYTMSEIIASVYDCMRTTGKTQGILFLDEINCVSETLSPAMLLFLQYKVFGGHQIPEGWVVVTAGNPPRFNKSVREFDAATRDRLKVIEVEPSYEAWKAYALEHGVSRSVISYLDIRPEDFYKVETTVDGLTVVTPRAWEDLSEILQYHEELGLAVGEELTTQYLQNKQVARDFAIYYELYQKYRQAYNIDAILQGVWDEDVLTQARSAKMDERMSLVSLLLEAVFLQMERCTLRHDALRLIVAALKAQRGTLDVPGDALTALAGLEDNWRAEANKAPSARQKVYLDLLSLTAQWHGELSGSTPFSALKACYQRSVADLQAEVAETQKKLGNLLRFLQEAFGKGTELSMAVNDLTVAPVATAFLGQFLSTDYFAASRDLLLHRQSEQLLHQIDLTGLV
- a CDS encoding TRAP transporter substrate-binding protein: MRRRTFLAGLGFAALQLAGCAAKLQTTPDYVLTYADNQPAGYPTTQGAQYFADLVQQQTGGKVVIQVKANGEYGSEQQVWEQLAIGGVDFARVSLSVVTDDLPRLNVLLLPYLYRDADHMWRVLDGSIGAEFLQDFTAQGRVGLSWYDAGARSFYARQPVRSLNDLQGKTIRVQNSQIVIDMIRLLGAVPETTAYSDVYSALETGQIDAAENNWPAYYSMEHYKVARYYMADEHSRVPEVQLASGRTWDALPEEYRQILQACARASAQYERQLWAQEETAARKAALAGGCRELPLPEEEMQNFRQLVQPLYRKYCADYLPLVEEIQAE
- a CDS encoding leucine-rich repeat domain-containing protein — translated: MELLQFEVTNAGTLGSRWTPPAPETKKASSLPGAALAALLQEEDDEDDWGGDAPDMSAEFARLGHLNEEADTDALPLTADFAPLPDGSLALVRWPRLARPAVVPDTVEGRTVTAIAATAFAASHLDESCFAQFGQSPISFSIFCMRMGRAVTTETLDEGGPTSVTLPDSITHIGPYAFYHCTNLTSITLPDAISALPAGVFGDCSRLTSVHLPEQLQALGYLPRPTDQIMPDVGTFAGCHALKQLTLPPQLKMLGAHSFNSSGLATLTARDAGCENWSRTVTVAVSAFDHTAALLWLEKADVSGHVVARLGLPVARDKILAGDAKFGAILRVPVLFFTQPIPYFDQLARDAFRLDFSARMALARLEASAGLSPADRQWYCAVLVQYFDRAPQFMPCPPQQAYAELFRFLCRTDLLTASDVSTLLRMAGALALPAELISEMMEVRTRRFETVTGFEDLELD